In Castanea sativa cultivar Marrone di Chiusa Pesio chromosome 6, ASM4071231v1, a single window of DNA contains:
- the LOC142640954 gene encoding transcription factor JUNGBRUNNEN 1 isoform X1, which translates to MEVAKVSSTENNNNEDNEVMLPGFRFHPTDEELVGFYLRRKVQKKPISIELIKQIDIYKYDPWDLPKVSTVGDREWYFFCIRGRKYRNSIRPNRVTGSGFWKATGIDKPIYSVQEPHECIGLKKSLVYYRGSAGKGTKTDWMMHEFRLPPNGKCSNLTNADSAQEAEVWTLCRIFKRIPSYKKYAPNWKETSTKQNPTDSSPKTCSLDSDNSEPYISFEDSVFQQHNECKPYVQQVDERNHYFVGHLNTLNQAPFTPSYSSFWNPSGDDFFTKENWDELRPVVQLASDPSYVYNCR; encoded by the exons ATGGAGGTGGCAAAAGTGAGTTCTACAGAAAACAATAACAATGAAGACAATGAAGTTATGCTTCCAGGGTTTCGATTTCATCCAACTGATGAAGAGCTTGTTGGGTTTTATTTGAGAAGAAAGGTGCAGAAGAAACCAATCAGTATTGAACTCATCAAACAAATTGATATCTACAAATATGATCCATGGGATCTTCCAA AAGTTAGCACTGTGGGGGACAGGGAATGGTATTTCTTCTGCATAAGAGGGAGGAAGTACAGGAACAGCATAAGACCAAACAGAGTCACAGGATCAGGGTTTTGGAAAGCCACAGGCATAGACAAGCCCATATATTCAGTCCAAGAACCTCATGAATGCATTGGCCTCAAGAAGTCCTTAGTCTACTACCGTGGAAGTGCTGGCAAAGGCACCAAAACTGATTGGATGATGCATGAGTTTCGTCTTCCACCAAATGGGAAATGTAGCAACCTCACTAATGCCGATAGTGCTCAAGAAGCT GAAGTTTGGACACTTTGCCGAATATTCAAACGAATCCCATCTTACAAGAAGTATGCACCAAATTGGAAAGAGACCAGCACCAAACAAAATCCAACTGATTCAAGTCCTAAAACATGCAGTTTGGACTCTGACAACAGTGAACCATACATAAGTTTTGAAGACTCTGTTTTTCAACAACATAATGAATGCAAGCCGTATGTCCAACAAGTTGATGAAAGGAACCATTATTTTGTGGGTCATTTGAATACTCTAAATCAAGCTCCATTTACACCATCTTATTCAAGCTTTTGGAACCCAAGTGGTGATGATTTCTTTACAAAAGAAAACTGGGACGAGCTCAGACCAGTGGTTCAGCTAGCTAGTGATCCATCCTACGTGTACAACTGTAGATAA
- the LOC142640954 gene encoding transcription factor JUNGBRUNNEN 1 isoform X2: protein MEVAKVSSTENNNNEDNEVMLPGFRFHPTDEELVGFYLRRKVQKKPISIELIKQIDIYKYDPWDLPISTVGDREWYFFCIRGRKYRNSIRPNRVTGSGFWKATGIDKPIYSVQEPHECIGLKKSLVYYRGSAGKGTKTDWMMHEFRLPPNGKCSNLTNADSAQEAEVWTLCRIFKRIPSYKKYAPNWKETSTKQNPTDSSPKTCSLDSDNSEPYISFEDSVFQQHNECKPYVQQVDERNHYFVGHLNTLNQAPFTPSYSSFWNPSGDDFFTKENWDELRPVVQLASDPSYVYNCR, encoded by the exons ATGGAGGTGGCAAAAGTGAGTTCTACAGAAAACAATAACAATGAAGACAATGAAGTTATGCTTCCAGGGTTTCGATTTCATCCAACTGATGAAGAGCTTGTTGGGTTTTATTTGAGAAGAAAGGTGCAGAAGAAACCAATCAGTATTGAACTCATCAAACAAATTGATATCTACAAATATGATCCATGGGATCTTCCAA TTAGCACTGTGGGGGACAGGGAATGGTATTTCTTCTGCATAAGAGGGAGGAAGTACAGGAACAGCATAAGACCAAACAGAGTCACAGGATCAGGGTTTTGGAAAGCCACAGGCATAGACAAGCCCATATATTCAGTCCAAGAACCTCATGAATGCATTGGCCTCAAGAAGTCCTTAGTCTACTACCGTGGAAGTGCTGGCAAAGGCACCAAAACTGATTGGATGATGCATGAGTTTCGTCTTCCACCAAATGGGAAATGTAGCAACCTCACTAATGCCGATAGTGCTCAAGAAGCT GAAGTTTGGACACTTTGCCGAATATTCAAACGAATCCCATCTTACAAGAAGTATGCACCAAATTGGAAAGAGACCAGCACCAAACAAAATCCAACTGATTCAAGTCCTAAAACATGCAGTTTGGACTCTGACAACAGTGAACCATACATAAGTTTTGAAGACTCTGTTTTTCAACAACATAATGAATGCAAGCCGTATGTCCAACAAGTTGATGAAAGGAACCATTATTTTGTGGGTCATTTGAATACTCTAAATCAAGCTCCATTTACACCATCTTATTCAAGCTTTTGGAACCCAAGTGGTGATGATTTCTTTACAAAAGAAAACTGGGACGAGCTCAGACCAGTGGTTCAGCTAGCTAGTGATCCATCCTACGTGTACAACTGTAGATAA